One region of uncultured Tolumonas sp. genomic DNA includes:
- a CDS encoding carbohydrate kinase family protein, with the protein MSAPRCGILAVGTLLVDHVHLIDDWPEQGRLATILHTENATGGAVPNVLRTLARMKTGLPLAAAGLLGDDLDGEFIRQCLNDDDIDCRWLQTAPHPTSMTQVMTNQRNGQRTFFHAHGSNAAFDSRVLSGLHSHHRILHLAYLLLLQQLEAADEEYGVIAARLFHQLQQQGYLTSLDLVSIDDPARAKRVVLPTLPYVDYLIINELEAATLTGQPLRMADGKPDLLQIPHAAKSLLQHGVQRVVVIHCPEGAWAASRHGDSLFTPSYWIEPQEIAGTVGAGDAFCAGVLYGLHQEWSLRETLQLGNACARFNLRSTNAIDGAAPLTELQAFIAQQANGNGGDQAL; encoded by the coding sequence ATGAGTGCCCCGCGCTGTGGCATCCTCGCTGTGGGCACGCTGCTGGTTGATCATGTGCATCTGATTGATGACTGGCCGGAACAGGGGCGACTGGCCACCATTCTGCATACGGAAAATGCTACGGGTGGCGCAGTACCTAACGTATTGCGCACGCTGGCCCGGATGAAAACCGGCCTGCCGCTCGCGGCCGCCGGCTTGCTCGGTGATGATCTGGATGGCGAATTCATTCGCCAGTGCCTCAACGACGATGATATTGATTGTCGCTGGCTGCAAACCGCACCGCATCCGACCAGCATGACACAGGTGATGACCAATCAACGCAACGGGCAACGCACCTTTTTCCACGCCCATGGCAGTAATGCCGCATTCGACAGCCGCGTGCTGTCAGGGCTGCACAGCCATCACCGCATTTTGCATCTGGCTTATTTGTTATTGCTGCAACAACTGGAAGCCGCCGATGAGGAATACGGTGTTATCGCGGCCCGCTTGTTCCACCAGTTACAGCAACAAGGCTATCTGACCTCGCTGGATCTGGTTTCTATCGATGACCCAGCGCGCGCCAAACGTGTGGTGTTACCAACGTTGCCATATGTCGATTACCTGATCATCAATGAATTAGAGGCCGCAACCTTAACCGGGCAACCACTACGCATGGCCGACGGCAAACCCGATCTGCTCCAAATTCCGCATGCAGCGAAAAGTCTGCTGCAACACGGCGTACAACGCGTGGTGGTGATCCATTGCCCGGAAGGTGCGTGGGCGGCAAGTCGTCACGGCGACAGTCTGTTTACGCCGTCGTATTGGATCGAGCCGCAGGAGATTGCCGGCACGGTTGGCGCAGGTGATGCATTCTGTGCCGGCGTGTTATATGGCCTGCATCAGGAGTGGAGCCTGCGCGAAACGCTGCAACTGGGTAATGCCTGTGCGCGGTTTAACCTGCGCAGCACCAACGCCATTGATGGCGCGGCGCCGCTGACTGAGTTACAGGCGTTTATTGCACAACAGGCAAATGGTAACGGAGGTGATCAGGCTTTATGA
- a CDS encoding ketose 1,6-bisphosphate aldolase produces the protein MSLISLAQGLSHAREHGYALGAFNVLDTHFLRALFAAAEAQRSPFIINIAEVHFKYVSLDAICAAIKAEAALHDIPVVLNLDHGTSFDAVMKAIRLGFTSVMFDGSGLSYEENIRQTAEVVKMCHALGISVEAELGAVGGDEGGSLYGSCDSSKFTDPSKATDFVTRTCIDALAVAIGNAHGKYRGEPKLDFPRLQAIQEQTGLPLVLHGGSGISDADFRKAISLGIHKINFYTGMSQNALVAVEQAMQHRETAYDELAHMLMGIETAIQSTVEEQMQIFGSAGKA, from the coding sequence ATGTCGCTGATTTCTCTCGCTCAGGGTTTATCACATGCCCGTGAGCATGGTTATGCTTTAGGTGCGTTTAATGTGCTGGATACCCATTTCCTGCGCGCGCTGTTTGCCGCCGCCGAAGCACAACGTTCGCCATTCATCATCAATATCGCCGAAGTGCATTTTAAATATGTGTCGCTGGATGCCATCTGTGCCGCCATCAAAGCGGAAGCCGCCTTACACGATATTCCGGTAGTGCTGAATCTCGATCATGGCACCAGTTTTGATGCAGTAATGAAAGCCATTCGTCTGGGTTTTACCTCGGTGATGTTTGATGGTTCGGGTTTAAGTTACGAAGAAAATATTCGCCAGACTGCCGAAGTGGTGAAGATGTGCCATGCGCTCGGCATTTCGGTGGAAGCGGAACTTGGCGCAGTCGGTGGTGATGAAGGTGGCTCACTGTATGGCTCGTGCGACAGCAGTAAATTTACCGACCCGAGCAAAGCAACAGACTTTGTCACCCGCACCTGCATCGATGCGCTGGCGGTCGCCATTGGTAATGCGCACGGCAAATATCGCGGCGAACCCAAACTCGATTTTCCGCGCCTGCAAGCCATTCAGGAACAAACCGGTTTACCACTGGTGCTGCACGGTGGCTCTGGCATCAGTGATGCGGATTTCCGCAAAGCCATTTCGCTGGGTATCCATAAAATCAACTTCTACACCGGCATGTCACAAAATGCACTGGTCGCCGTTGAGCAAGCGATGCAACATCGTGAAACCGCCTACGATGAACTGGCGCACATGCTAATGGGCATTGAAACGGCCATCCAAAGCACGGTAGAAGAACAGATGCAGATCTTTGGCAGCGCAGGTAAAGCCTGA
- a CDS encoding D-lyxose/D-mannose family sugar isomerase has product MRRSQLNEILADSQALFAKHQIALPPFAHFTPNEWAQHDLNRFQEVFDLQLGWDVTDMGSNDFTSTGLTLFTLRNGSVGGKPYPKPYAEKIMISREGQVTPCHFHWYKMEDIIHRGGGNMIIELYNRTADEQCDITDVEVVLDGERQRHKAGSRLRLTAGQSITLTQGLYHSFWAEPGFGPVILGEVSMVNDDRCDNRFLQPQSRFSEIEEDESPLHILCNEYARFLPL; this is encoded by the coding sequence ATGCGTCGTTCACAGCTCAATGAAATCTTAGCCGACAGCCAGGCTCTGTTTGCCAAACACCAGATCGCGCTGCCGCCGTTTGCTCATTTCACGCCCAACGAATGGGCCCAACACGATCTTAACCGTTTTCAGGAAGTGTTCGACCTGCAACTTGGCTGGGATGTCACCGACATGGGCAGTAATGATTTTACCTCGACCGGTCTGACGCTGTTCACCCTGCGTAACGGCTCTGTCGGCGGTAAACCCTACCCGAAACCGTATGCTGAAAAAATCATGATCAGCCGCGAAGGCCAGGTTACGCCCTGCCATTTTCACTGGTACAAGATGGAAGACATCATCCATCGTGGTGGCGGTAATATGATCATTGAGCTGTATAACCGCACCGCGGATGAACAGTGTGACATCACCGATGTGGAAGTCGTGCTCGACGGCGAACGCCAACGGCATAAAGCCGGCAGTCGTCTGCGCTTAACTGCGGGGCAAAGCATCACGTTAACACAAGGTCTCTATCACTCATTCTGGGCCGAACCCGGTTTTGGCCCGGTGATCTTGGGTGAAGTTTCTATGGTGAATGATGATCGGTGTGATAACCGGTTCCTGCAGCCACAATCCCGTTTCAGTGAAATTGAAGAAGACGAATCGCCGTTGCACATTTTGTGTAACGAATATGCCCGTTTCCTACCGCTATAG
- the xylB gene encoding xylulokinase produces MYLGIDLGTSSLKVILLDTDEHIIDSVSMPLTVQHLQPDFSEQNPHDWWQALQQAMQQLKTRQPTALRQIKGIGFSGQMHGATLLDDQGQILRPCILWNDGRSTAECRWLEQRADFIGITGNRVMAGFTAPKLLWVQRHEPDIFARIAHVLLPKDYLRYRMSGDFASDMADSAGTLWLDTARRQWSEELLVACNLTISQMPDLYEGNQVTGTLYDVLADDWGVPRNTPLIAGAGDNAASAIGLGVVKAGDGFVSLGTSGVIFSASDQYYANPQQAVHSFCHALPERWHQMAVTLSAAASLSWFSRLTATPEAQLAQEAEQHEAGEVLFAPFLNGERTPWNNPRLRGAFVGLADSHQRGHLARAVLEGVAFSLTDGYRALQQAGCAPHQMIATGGGARSQFWLQMIADLTQCRIIVPTYADVGAAFGAARLARLAIEPEALSHLTSHVVPATAIIRPQSQPDLQARYQRYQQLTRWLCQQEG; encoded by the coding sequence ATGTACCTGGGTATTGATTTAGGTACTTCCAGCCTGAAAGTCATTTTGCTGGATACCGACGAACACATCATCGACAGTGTGAGCATGCCACTGACGGTACAACACCTGCAGCCCGATTTCAGCGAGCAAAATCCGCACGACTGGTGGCAGGCGCTGCAACAAGCCATGCAACAACTCAAAACCCGCCAACCCACCGCGCTGCGTCAGATAAAAGGCATTGGTTTCAGTGGCCAGATGCACGGCGCCACCCTGTTAGATGATCAAGGCCAGATCCTGCGCCCCTGCATTTTATGGAATGATGGCCGCAGCACCGCAGAATGCCGCTGGCTGGAACAACGCGCTGATTTCATCGGCATCACCGGTAACCGCGTGATGGCCGGTTTTACCGCGCCCAAACTGCTGTGGGTACAACGTCACGAGCCGGATATTTTTGCCCGTATCGCGCATGTGCTGCTACCCAAAGATTACCTGCGTTATCGCATGAGCGGCGACTTTGCCAGTGATATGGCCGACAGTGCCGGCACCTTATGGCTGGATACCGCGCGCCGCCAGTGGAGCGAAGAGCTGCTGGTAGCTTGTAATCTCACCATCAGCCAGATGCCGGATTTGTACGAAGGTAATCAGGTAACCGGCACGTTATACGATGTCTTAGCCGATGACTGGGGTGTACCACGCAACACACCACTGATTGCCGGTGCCGGGGATAACGCCGCCAGCGCCATTGGCCTTGGCGTTGTTAAGGCGGGTGATGGTTTTGTCTCGCTCGGCACATCGGGCGTTATTTTTTCCGCCTCTGATCAGTATTACGCCAACCCGCAGCAAGCGGTGCACAGTTTCTGCCATGCCCTGCCCGAGCGCTGGCACCAGATGGCGGTGACCTTGAGTGCCGCCGCATCCTTAAGCTGGTTTTCCCGACTGACCGCTACACCGGAAGCTCAACTGGCACAGGAAGCCGAACAGCATGAGGCGGGCGAAGTGTTATTCGCCCCGTTCCTGAATGGTGAACGCACGCCATGGAATAATCCACGTCTGCGCGGCGCATTCGTTGGTCTCGCCGATTCGCATCAACGTGGCCATTTAGCCCGCGCCGTGTTGGAAGGGGTCGCATTTTCACTGACTGATGGTTATCGGGCGCTGCAACAAGCCGGTTGCGCGCCGCATCAGATGATTGCCACTGGCGGCGGTGCGCGTAGCCAATTCTGGTTACAGATGATTGCCGATCTCACGCAATGCCGCATCATTGTGCCAACCTATGCCGATGTCGGCGCCGCTTTTGGGGCCGCCCGGCTGGCCCGCTTGGCCATCGAACCGGAAGCTTTATCACATCTGACTTCGCATGTCGTACCTGCGACCGCCATCATCCGACCACAATCACAACCCGATCTGCAGGCGCGCTATCAGCGTTACCAGCAGCTGACGCGCTGGTTGTGCCAACAGGAGGGGTAA
- a CDS encoding ABC transporter substrate-binding protein has product MRLNKLMSTLIAAAVITTAPLAQAKDLKSIGVTVGDLANPFFVQITKGAEMKARQLAGKDVKVTLVSSGYDLGQQVTQIDNFIAAGVDMIVLNAADSKGIAPAVKRAQKAGIVVVAVDVAAEGADATVTSNNTQAGELGCQYIADKLQGRGDVVIINGPPVSAVTNRVDGCMNTFKKYKDIKVLSSNQNGKGSREGGLEVMTSLLAAYPKIDAVFAINDPTGIGADLAAKQAQRKEFFIVGVDGSPDAEVALKRTDNLFVSTPAQDPQVMASKAVEIGYDILQGKPAPKEPVLIPVTLIDRNNVKDYKGWTVK; this is encoded by the coding sequence ATGCGTTTGAACAAACTGATGTCCACCCTGATCGCAGCAGCAGTCATTACCACCGCACCGCTGGCTCAGGCCAAAGACCTGAAATCTATCGGTGTTACCGTTGGCGACCTGGCGAACCCATTCTTCGTACAGATCACCAAGGGTGCGGAAATGAAAGCCCGCCAACTGGCAGGTAAAGACGTCAAAGTAACACTGGTCTCCAGTGGTTATGACTTAGGTCAACAAGTGACTCAGATCGATAACTTCATCGCTGCTGGCGTGGATATGATCGTACTGAACGCGGCTGACTCAAAAGGTATCGCCCCTGCAGTAAAACGTGCCCAGAAAGCCGGCATCGTGGTGGTAGCGGTTGACGTAGCAGCAGAAGGTGCTGATGCCACTGTGACTTCAAACAATACCCAAGCGGGTGAACTGGGTTGCCAATACATTGCTGACAAACTGCAAGGTCGCGGTGACGTGGTGATCATCAACGGCCCACCAGTATCTGCGGTAACCAACCGTGTTGATGGCTGTATGAACACCTTCAAAAAATACAAAGACATCAAAGTACTGTCTTCTAACCAAAACGGTAAAGGTAGCCGTGAAGGTGGCTTAGAAGTCATGACTTCTCTGCTGGCTGCTTATCCAAAAATTGATGCGGTATTCGCTATCAATGACCCTACCGGTATCGGTGCGGATCTGGCAGCCAAACAGGCGCAACGTAAAGAGTTCTTCATCGTTGGTGTAGACGGTTCACCTGATGCAGAAGTAGCGCTGAAACGTACTGACAACCTGTTCGTTTCTACTCCAGCACAAGATCCACAAGTCATGGCATCTAAAGCAGTAGAAATTGGTTATGACATTCTGCAAGGCAAACCAGCACCAAAAGAACCAGTGCTGATCCCAGTAACCCTGATCGACCGCAACAACGTGAAGGATTACAAAGGCTGGACAGTTAAATAG
- a CDS encoding ribose ABC transporter permease — MSTPNTNAATSPEKKFTLHKVMQSVGILPVLILIFIGFSLMTPNFATESNIMNIVRQSSINTVLAAGMTFVIITGGIDLSVGSILGATAVMAMVTSLSPELGLLSIPVALMGGLLMGTLNGVMVAYIGLPPFIATLGTYTALRGAAYLLADGTTVINNNISFEWIGNSYLGPIPWLVVIGFVVIAICWFILRKTTLGMHVYAVGGNANAARLTGIKVGMVLTFVYALSGLMAGLGGIMSASRLYSANGNLGVGYELDAIAAVVLGGTSLSGGIGSITGTLIGALIIAAMNNGMTLMGVSYFWQLVIKGCVIIIAVLIDKYRTRKHAGA; from the coding sequence ATGAGCACACCCAATACCAACGCGGCTACCAGCCCGGAAAAGAAATTCACGCTACATAAAGTGATGCAGTCGGTCGGGATCTTACCGGTTCTGATCCTGATTTTTATTGGCTTCAGCTTGATGACGCCAAACTTTGCGACTGAATCGAACATCATGAACATCGTGCGTCAGTCGTCGATCAATACGGTGCTGGCAGCGGGGATGACGTTCGTCATCATCACCGGCGGTATTGACCTGTCGGTCGGTTCGATTCTCGGGGCCACTGCGGTAATGGCGATGGTGACATCACTGAGCCCAGAGCTCGGATTACTGTCGATTCCGGTTGCACTGATGGGCGGTTTACTGATGGGTACACTGAATGGTGTGATGGTGGCTTATATTGGTCTGCCACCGTTTATTGCCACACTCGGTACCTATACGGCTTTGAGGGGCGCGGCCTATCTGCTGGCTGATGGTACCACCGTCATTAACAATAACATCAGCTTTGAATGGATCGGAAACTCCTATCTTGGCCCTATCCCATGGTTAGTGGTGATCGGTTTTGTGGTCATCGCTATCTGCTGGTTCATTCTGCGCAAAACCACACTGGGTATGCATGTGTACGCCGTAGGTGGTAATGCTAACGCCGCACGACTGACCGGTATCAAGGTCGGCATGGTACTGACCTTCGTCTATGCCCTGAGCGGTTTAATGGCTGGATTGGGCGGGATCATGAGTGCCTCTCGTCTCTACAGTGCCAACGGCAACTTAGGTGTTGGCTACGAATTGGATGCTATCGCAGCGGTAGTGCTCGGTGGTACCAGTCTGTCTGGTGGTATTGGTAGTATCACCGGCACGTTAATCGGCGCATTGATTATCGCCGCCATGAATAACGGGATGACGCTGATGGGTGTCTCTTACTTCTGGCAGCTGGTGATCAAAGGCTGTGTGATCATCATTGCAGTTCTGATTGATAAATATCGTACCCGGAAACATGCGGGCGCTTAA
- a CDS encoding sugar ABC transporter ATP-binding protein: MMSDKQPILEMRNIAKRFGQFYALKDVSLTVYPGEVHSLMGENGAGKSTLMKILAGAYTATAGEIAIDGQPYTINGPKDALNAGITLIYQEINLAPNLTVAENIFLGSEITRNGIVNRQKMEEETELVLARLAARFKASAKVSSLSIAEQQQVEIARALHRNSRVLVMDEPTAALSSRETDMLFALIKKLRSEGLAIIYISHRMAEIYELSDRVSVLRDGQYIGSLMRSELSASELVRMMVGRPLNDLFNKDRAIPKGDMVLECNDLTDDDKVLSGTLNVRAGEIVGLSGLVGAGRSELAQLIFGARKIASGNIKLKGKPLEITNPRDAIDCGIGFLTENRKEQGLFLEMTVHDNIVMATIERDSKFGVLNEQKNRALSDTAIKTLNIRVPHSQVAVGGLSGGNQQKCLISRWVAIHPKLLILDEPTRGVDVGAKSEIYRMMTDMARKGVAILMISSELPEIVGMSDRVFVMRAGSIVGELDGEAITQENIMELATGATHHMAGAEVA, from the coding sequence ATGATGAGCGACAAACAACCCATTTTGGAGATGCGAAACATCGCCAAACGCTTCGGCCAGTTCTACGCCCTGAAAGATGTCAGCCTGACGGTCTATCCCGGCGAAGTGCATTCCCTGATGGGGGAAAATGGTGCCGGTAAAAGTACACTGATGAAAATTCTGGCGGGTGCTTACACCGCAACCGCTGGCGAAATTGCTATCGACGGCCAGCCTTACACCATCAATGGTCCGAAAGACGCGTTGAATGCCGGGATCACCCTGATTTATCAGGAAATCAATCTGGCGCCTAACCTGACTGTTGCGGAAAACATTTTCCTCGGTTCAGAAATCACCCGTAACGGGATAGTGAACCGCCAGAAGATGGAAGAAGAAACCGAGTTGGTACTGGCCCGTCTGGCGGCGCGTTTTAAAGCTTCCGCCAAAGTATCCAGCCTGAGTATTGCCGAACAACAGCAGGTGGAAATTGCCCGCGCCCTGCACCGTAACAGTCGGGTGCTGGTCATGGACGAACCGACTGCCGCGCTGTCTTCCCGCGAAACCGATATGTTATTTGCGCTGATCAAAAAACTGCGCAGTGAAGGATTGGCAATCATCTATATCAGTCACCGTATGGCTGAAATCTATGAATTATCTGATCGCGTCAGCGTATTACGTGATGGTCAATATATCGGCAGCCTGATGCGCAGCGAACTCTCCGCCAGCGAACTGGTGCGCATGATGGTCGGTCGGCCACTGAACGATCTGTTCAACAAAGACCGTGCTATTCCGAAAGGCGACATGGTACTGGAATGTAATGACCTGACCGATGATGACAAAGTGCTGTCTGGCACCTTGAATGTGCGGGCGGGTGAAATTGTTGGCCTGTCAGGTCTGGTTGGTGCTGGTCGCTCGGAGTTAGCACAGCTGATTTTTGGTGCCCGTAAAATTGCCTCCGGCAATATCAAGCTGAAAGGCAAACCACTGGAAATCACCAATCCGCGTGATGCCATCGACTGTGGTATCGGTTTTTTAACCGAAAACCGCAAAGAACAGGGTCTGTTTCTGGAGATGACGGTACACGACAACATCGTGATGGCCACCATTGAGCGAGACAGCAAATTCGGTGTACTGAACGAACAAAAAAACCGGGCACTGAGTGATACCGCCATCAAGACACTGAACATTCGCGTGCCACACAGCCAAGTCGCCGTGGGCGGTCTTTCCGGTGGCAACCAGCAGAAATGTCTGATTTCCCGCTGGGTCGCCATCCATCCAAAACTACTGATTCTGGATGAGCCAACCCGTGGTGTCGACGTAGGTGCGAAAAGTGAAATTTATCGAATGATGACAGACATGGCACGTAAAGGTGTTGCCATTCTGATGATTTCCAGTGAGTTACCAGAAATTGTAGGTATGAGCGACCGCGTTTTCGTTATGCGTGCCGGCAGTATTGTCGGTGAGTTAGACGGCGAAGCGATCACCCAAGAAAACATCATGGAGCTGGCCACCGGGGCGACCCACCACATGGCTGGCGCGGAAGTGGCATGA